DNA sequence from the Malus domestica chromosome 11, GDT2T_hap1 genome:
tttcttcttaaaGGTTGGCTCTAGTTCATCAATCCATTGAACCTAAGCCGGATCATTCATCAAAGGAAAGCCTCGGCGGAATGACGACCACTTGGATGAAGAAATGCCCGACTTAGCCAAAAAGGGATTTGGGGAAAACCAGTTATCCTTGGGCATATTATCCTCTATCACTGCATGGACCCGAGAAATCCATGCGAGACCCAACGATTGTACCCCATGTACGTCAAAGAAAAGCTCAGAATAAAAACCTGCCCGAGGACGATGTAGTCCATTAAGTAAACGACACAGAGTGGCGATGCCTTTGCCAGATTCGTAGGATAGTTGGATTTGGCTGGATCCTGAAGCCATTTGATGTAGTTTAGAAGAGGAACGGCAAGGAAGACGATAAGGGTAGAAGATGCCGGGCGAAGAGCGGCGGAGGGTTTAGaaaatttagaaaagaaaaacgtCTGGGAAGTTAGGAACTTATCACAGAAGAATTTCATGCTAAGAATGCAGAAGATGCATGAGTAAGTGGAATGGCCGGGGGAAAGTGATGATTACCTTTGGAAAATATGCAAATCCCGAGAGAGAAAGACGTGGGTATTAATGAAGagctattcaatcaatattggcgcctggaattctAATCTGAATATTGATTGaatggggcactgtttgggttaaaacttaaactttgggcttaaaagggagttggcccaaaaagaagagagaaaccCGAAGTCCAGCCTAAAGCCCAGAAGACAGAAGAGGTTTTTTtcgactaggtgcagatcattggcaccacttgctcacctacccaaagaccaagtggtatagaccagccagttaatcagcccaaaagtactttacagtggcagtacaagtaaatagttgatgagtcactatccttcaaactgcattcgggcaagatggCTGCTACAGGAAGCCAAGccaaagtgtctataaaagaagaaagagaaatcagagttgaggacactcaaacaaacaaacaaatacaagcacaaattctgctcaaaagccagatttgctttcaaacgaagttgtagtcagcccaagccttcatccctttcgggataaaccctcactcaagcctttgtaatagctctgctaccctgttcaacttttgctgtagtatcgatttctttctgtaaactcatctccctacccctcttctaaagctctcaacccccttgataaaccacaaagataggaagttgcaagacgatcaaccTTGCTCGACCCTCTCTGTTTCTGTCTTTTCATTTATtaacctagcaatatgttgtatacttcaagttgtattcaagttatttctagtaagatggctattaaaagactctctcagtgcttgaatccgatttgaatatgtcttcacagttcaaacCAGATTTAAGTTcgaagccctcgggcatgtaagatttgatcatttaaaagtccttggcctcaaggcataaaaaagaaccttatgtggacttaacccatccacgacaagctttgataacaagaagtccgaagttacttggggcgcaagtaatcgaactatcccttagttttatttctattatattatgattaccatagaacgtttgagtatggaatgaattctgatgggaagcctcaaggcctatatctaaggccctacaaaggcacctatttggattcattctattCCTCGGGCTAGAACGTTTTGAGTATAgaaggagttctgatgggaagcctcaaggcttaTATCTagggccctacaaaggcacctatttggattcattctgctcttcgagctcaggtaatcagaagtataatggttataagacTCATACAATCAATGAAGAAGAcattatatgttcgagtacttagttagttattgactggaagccttaaggcctacacctaaggccccataaaggcacctgtcataactaacaTGGTCTCTCggatatatatacaactaaaactcaacatccgttttacatctgccatgttgaagatggcagtggcacgcctgagcacttaaaagttaatcttgattgtgagcctcaaggcctacacctaaggccccacgaaggcacctttcaaagttaactctgtccttctctttcagctttgcccgacaagcttTGCCGATAAGCCcaccagtgaagcagaagctggacagaaagcatcaaccggcgccaacctctcggggagctgtgtgctcgtcggccagggaACATCCctgacggaaattcctgccacgaacatGTATGCTGGTGGAATTTAGTAGTGACACACTCACACACGTTAATTATTTACAGAGGCAATTTAACCCAATCTAATTGAAACGCCAACAGGAGGGAAGGGTGCTTGAGCCATCAAATATACAATGTTCTCTGATTGAATAAAATGTTCTCCAAATTGAGTgaaacagtaaaatttgaataaaaatggGTTTGGGCCTACGTGTgttgaaaatatataaataaagaaaaacaaaataaagatatacagtaataagaaaaagaagaatataATTTACTGCTAAGAGATGAACAGACAGAGAGATCATGATTATCTAACAATGGCAAAGGCTAAGGCAAAGCGATACCTATACAtttttgtttgctttctttTATCTAACATTATTTGCAATTCCTTACCTATTGGGAGGAATTAATCACAGAAGTTGAAATGAAGCCTTATTGGCATCACATGCTACAAATTCAACACTGAAACTTTTCCTACCTAAACCAAGCAACCTCATGTTTGTAACTCATTAATTATTTGTCTTTGCCTCATCATTTCCTTCTTTATTTATTGAATCACGAGCAGCATCTGCATCTAGatgatcttcttcttcttcttgttcttcgaTCTTGTTGGATAGatcatcatcatcgtcattGTCTTCCTCACCTAGAATTTCGTCGTTGGGCATGACGAAGTGCAGCTTGAGGCGCCCATCTTCCCTGTGAGCATGCAAGAACTCTTGGGTGGGGATTCTGATTTCTTTGAGGACAAACCTGCCATTATGCCTGTAAGACTTGAAGCAAACCCAAGGCTTCCCGCTGTTGCTTATGCAGGATATCGGCGGAGGGAATCCCCCAACACTAGTACTCCTTGAcctcctaaaccctaattcaccaccacaacaattattattataacTAATTTCTGATACTGGAAAATATTGCTTTGTAAAACTAATCTTCTCCTCTTGAACAGTAATGTTTTCTTCATCCTCATGGTATCCATGATCACTAGGAGGACTTTCCTTGAATAGTTCCTCAACCTCGTCCGAGCTTTCGAATCCAAGTCCCTCCGTGCACAACTGCAAGCTCTCCGAATTCATTGATGAAAAGCTATCACAGCTTTTGTGGGACTGAGACCTACTGTAATTGCTCGAAAAAGACTCCTGTGAGGGGCTCTTCTGgccattcatcttcttcatctcctCCTCATTTTTCTCAATCTTGGTTTTAGGGTCAAATTCTACGTCCGGAGATGTCAATGAGGACGAGGAGGATGACATAGAAGGTGATGAAAATATTGGAGAATTAACATTGTTATTCTCTTTGAAATGAAGCTCCCCAAACATCTCAGTGAGGGTCGACGATGGATTATTGTCAATGTTGGATGATTTGAGAGGCTGGATTTGATTCCATGAGGAGGAGAATGATTCAAGAAGTGTTGTTGGGCTATCGGATAATGGGGTTTCAAAAATGTGATGAAGGCTTCCACAGGCGGCCATGGCCTTGATTTGTTCTCAACTGcagtactactactactactactctctctctctctctctctctctctccaagaTGATGCTTGggacaaaagaaagaaagaattaaAAAGAGTATTATGCCTTTCCAGAAAGAAATGTAAGACGATGAGATTTTGATGGTGGAGAGGAGGAGGCACGGGATCAGACGTGTGGTGTGAGTTGAAAAAATCAAAGGGTGTGTTGTTGCTCTTAATAAAGATTGGTGGTACGTGTTGGTTCTTCTACGCCTAAATTTTGGTGGTTATTCTTGTACCAGGGTTTTTTTAAGCTTTTGAATAGGGCCTATGGCATTTTCTGTTGCTTTCTACAAATAATTTAGTTAGtttatttgggtttttattGTTACTTCATTTCTTCAACTACTCGATGTTGTTACATTTCACAAGGCCTAGCTTCGTTTTAGCTTATACACCAAACTCCCACTTTTCTAGACTTTTAGTATCTACGTTTCAGCTAATATCTTACTACGCAATACTTTCTCCGCAATAATTCTCCACTTTTACGTTTTAGTAATGTTATATTTCACTTGCCTTACGCTGATAAATTGTGTTTCAAGAAAATCGTGTTTCAATATGTGATTCTTATGAATATGTACCTAAATATGAATTGGCATGCATCCAGGTTCCAAATTCCATTTCTTATAGttcaaattaattgaattaGTTTAACAAAGTAAATCCccagcttctttttttttcttttttttttctcagatAGATATATGTATCCATCATTTCTGTACGTTCGAAATTATTTTCTTCTAACAATGCTATCTAGCAATCCAAACCATCAATTTTCAAGACCCTATTTCAAAGACTATTCTAAGTTTCTAATACTGTAATATACTGACAAACACAATGAATAAGACCAATCAAAATGTTTATAATGATATGGAAATATGAGTTCTGAGTTTCAAGCGATggttttataatataaatataaaaattagacGATTCCAATAATCAGACCATATTGCGAGTGGCTCCAGAAAATGTCATCTTGATGCCTCTCATGATCGAGACTTAAATCGTATTGGCTCCAACAATTTCCATCATCCAACCACATGGTGCCACATCATTGTTATATTGTGATATGGGCGGTGCTGATGTGATTTGCTGGAGAATATGAACCCATAGCCTTTTGCATGGATCAGTTTTTACATCATCTCTACATTTCTTGTCGATGCCTCCCAATAACAGAAACGAAAGTGACTTGGTAGAAACACAATAAATAATGGAATTAGGAATTgtccttgatttttttttggatatgTGGATATAAAATGCATGATTAAAATATTACTCATTTTAAATGATTGcatcacaaattaaaaaaaaaaaaaaaaaaaaccctatttttatgttagaaattaaatttcaaataactttttttttttgtaacaaaaAAGTTTAGGGGAAGGAGAGGCTACCCCATCCTAGGGCTAAGACATACCACAAGTCTCGTTGAGGACTTATAG
Encoded proteins:
- the LOC103414702 gene encoding protein FAF-like, chloroplastic gives rise to the protein MAACGSLHHIFETPLSDSPTTLLESFSSSWNQIQPLKSSNIDNNPSSTLTEMFGELHFKENNNVNSPIFSSPSMSSSSSSLTSPDVEFDPKTKIEKNEEEMKKMNGQKSPSQESFSSNYSRSQSHKSCDSFSSMNSESLQLCTEGLGFESSDEVEELFKESPPSDHGYHEDEENITVQEEKISFTKQYFPVSEISYNNNCCGGELGFRRSRSTSVGGFPPPISCISNSGKPWVCFKSYRHNGRFVLKEIRIPTQEFLHAHREDGRLKLHFVMPNDEILGEEDNDDDDDLSNKIEEQEEEEDHLDADAARDSINKEGNDEAKTNN